The Anaerolineales bacterium region GCGAAAGCGCTGCCCGGGCGTGGCCGTACGAACAGTAGCGGCAGCGGTTCACAGCGGTGACTGTGAGCATCAAGCGCTCGCGGAATGCCGGTGCGACGACGTCGCCGCGCACCAACGTGCGGATGTCTTTTCGACGAGAGACGAGAATCCGTACGTCGGTCAGGAATTCGTTCAAACTGCGATAGAGTCTGCGATTGAATCCAGCCATCTTCAACCCCGCGAAACGATCGAACCTCCAGGCACCGATCTGACGCAGGCAACCTTCCCTTTGAATTATAAACGTGACTGAACCAGCAGCGCCCTACTTCTCACCGGTAATACAAAGGAAATCTCTGTGGCGGTCTGCTGCTCGATTCACCTCGAGTACGTTAAAACCGGCCGCCTCCATCATTTGAAAGACTTCTTCACCGCGATACAGTGAAATGCCGTTTCGCACAAAGCTTTTACCTTCGAGTGATTGTTTGCTGGTAAAACAGACGACCAGTCTGCCGCCATCGACCAGTACCCGATACATCTCGTCCATGCCGCGTCGAGCATCCGCCCAGTAAAAGATCGAATTGACCGTGCAGCATTTGTCGAAGCACCCGGATGAATAAGGCAGCGTTTCCACCTGCCCGCAGCGGACTTCGAGTCTGCCGGCATCGATCAACGGGCGGTATCGCCGCTTGCAGGAAGCGGCCATCCCTTCGGAGACATCCACACCGGCCAGGAAACCCAGCGTCACGACATCGGCCATTCGTCCCAACAGGTAGCCGCCTCCAAAGCCCACCT contains the following coding sequences:
- a CDS encoding methyltransferase domain-containing protein, whose amino-acid sequence is MDDEKPSAMLGKFLSNQLRSPSRGIYSWLLARLWNRRNSALNEFAFDHLDLAANDRVLEVGFGGGYLLGRMADVVTLGFLAGVDVSEGMAASCKRRYRPLIDAGRLEVRCGQVETLPYSSGCFDKCCTVNSIFYWADARRGMDEMYRVLVDGGRLVVCFTSKQSLEGKSFVRNGISLYRGEEVFQMMEAAGFNVLEVNRAADRHRDFLCITGEK